From a region of the uncultured Desulfatiglans sp. genome:
- a CDS encoding NADH-quinone oxidoreductase subunit 3-like protein (Nqo3/NuoG) gives MQSIVLSINGKRVSGPPGASVLSIAEKNGFSIPTLCHHRDLAPYGACRMCLVEDEKSGRLMAACVTPAAQDMAVLTHSPRVMEHRRNIVRLMMAEHPESCIVCSKGNRCELRRLAAELGVGESGLYPMPNYKPFETLNPFIVRDLSKCILCGKCIRADHELVAAGAIDYYGRGFASRPATLHERPLESSRCTFCGTCVSLCPTGALSTRSSAFVGTPEHERNTVCGFCSAGCSLALGVSDGRVVEVHPSREPDTVNGVTLCVRGHFAHDFLSAADRLRHPLVRSKGENGEDSLQQADWNEALSLVGGRLAEVKRRHGPESIAFLGSSKCSNEENYLLQKIARVCFRSPHVTSGGSLNGYALLRAVEDRLQGAGRVRPLAGLEQADAIVIVEADPDHTVPVAAYHIRRAARRGVPLVVVDQIRTGCCEIASAWLGRGGRPSLEVLNALTAELDKTRAFDRIFIEGRTTGWEDWAARFRTLAPEKAAAEDPALQNEMEKAALLLRNRKIAFVIGHDLLERDQGPAVFDTVMNLAFLTGSIGPRNAGIFVLGIENNLTGAFDMGAVPDLLPGRRRLQDTAARQRFESLWGNELPAGPGLDAREIVEAALAGRLKALYIMGENPLRSMPDPERVGKALGKLEFLVVQDILMTRTARLAHVVLPGAAFAEKGGSFTNLEGRVQAFEPAVAPPGEALPDWTILAQLARSLGYPEHYATLEKIRQEIRTAVPAYAELGLRRWGWVTATETREGQGSNGLRFALAPPASWEPSRLETAFPYEALIGAQRWHLGSGTRTSRSERIRDSGKQGEIELSPHDQSALALGAAGRVRVTSAAGSIERGFTVNRELPPGRLIIPQGFAGNDVMRLIGFERLACSKGGWRTCAVRVEKA, from the coding sequence GTGCAGTCCATTGTCCTGTCCATCAACGGCAAGAGGGTATCCGGCCCGCCCGGTGCGTCCGTTCTGAGCATCGCCGAGAAGAACGGCTTTTCGATTCCCACTTTGTGCCACCACCGCGATCTCGCGCCCTATGGCGCCTGCCGCATGTGCCTGGTGGAGGATGAGAAGAGCGGCCGGCTGATGGCCGCCTGCGTGACACCGGCCGCGCAGGACATGGCCGTCCTCACCCACTCACCGCGCGTCATGGAGCACCGGCGGAACATCGTGCGCCTGATGATGGCCGAACACCCCGAATCGTGCATCGTCTGCAGCAAGGGGAACCGCTGCGAACTGCGCCGGCTGGCTGCCGAACTAGGCGTGGGGGAATCCGGGCTCTACCCCATGCCGAACTACAAACCCTTCGAGACGCTCAACCCCTTCATCGTCCGCGACCTCTCCAAGTGCATCCTCTGCGGCAAGTGCATCCGGGCCGACCACGAACTCGTCGCGGCGGGGGCCATCGATTACTACGGGCGCGGCTTCGCCTCCCGCCCTGCGACGCTCCACGAACGGCCGCTCGAATCCTCCCGCTGCACCTTCTGCGGCACGTGCGTCTCCCTGTGCCCCACCGGGGCGCTGTCCACCCGCAGCAGCGCCTTCGTCGGCACCCCCGAGCACGAGCGCAACACCGTCTGCGGGTTCTGCAGCGCCGGCTGCAGCCTGGCCCTCGGGGTCTCGGACGGGCGCGTCGTCGAGGTCCATCCGTCGCGCGAACCGGACACGGTCAACGGCGTCACCTTGTGCGTCCGGGGGCATTTCGCGCACGACTTCCTGTCGGCGGCCGACCGTCTGCGCCATCCCCTGGTCCGCAGCAAGGGGGAAAACGGCGAGGACAGCCTCCAGCAGGCCGATTGGAACGAGGCCCTCTCTCTGGTCGGCGGGCGGCTGGCCGAAGTGAAACGCCGGCACGGCCCCGAAAGCATCGCCTTCCTTGGTTCGAGCAAGTGCAGCAACGAGGAGAACTACCTCCTGCAGAAGATCGCCCGGGTCTGCTTCCGCTCCCCCCATGTGACGAGCGGCGGCAGCCTGAACGGGTACGCGCTGCTACGCGCGGTCGAAGACCGGCTGCAGGGCGCCGGCCGCGTGCGCCCCCTCGCCGGCCTCGAGCAGGCCGACGCGATCGTGATCGTCGAGGCGGACCCCGACCACACCGTGCCGGTGGCGGCTTACCACATCCGGCGAGCAGCCCGGCGGGGCGTCCCTCTGGTGGTGGTGGACCAGATCCGCACCGGCTGCTGTGAGATCGCCTCGGCCTGGCTGGGCCGGGGAGGGCGTCCGTCTTTGGAGGTACTGAACGCCCTCACGGCGGAGCTGGACAAGACCCGGGCCTTCGACCGGATCTTCATCGAGGGACGGACGACGGGCTGGGAGGACTGGGCAGCCCGCTTCCGTACGCTCGCCCCTGAAAAGGCCGCCGCAGAAGATCCAGCCCTCCAGAATGAGATGGAAAAGGCCGCCCTCCTGCTCCGTAACCGCAAGATCGCCTTCGTGATCGGCCACGATCTGCTGGAGCGCGACCAAGGCCCCGCCGTCTTCGACACGGTCATGAACCTCGCGTTCTTGACCGGCAGCATCGGCCCGCGGAATGCGGGGATCTTCGTCCTCGGCATCGAGAACAATCTGACGGGGGCGTTCGATATGGGGGCCGTGCCAGACCTGCTGCCAGGGCGGCGCAGGCTTCAAGACACCGCCGCCCGGCAGAGGTTCGAAAGCCTCTGGGGAAACGAACTGCCGGCCGGACCCGGGCTCGATGCGAGGGAGATCGTGGAGGCGGCGCTTGCGGGCCGTCTGAAGGCCCTTTACATCATGGGGGAAAACCCTCTCCGGTCGATGCCGGACCCGGAGCGGGTCGGCAAGGCGCTGGGAAAACTGGAGTTCCTCGTCGTCCAGGACATCCTGATGACGCGCACCGCGCGTCTTGCCCACGTGGTGCTTCCGGGGGCGGCATTCGCTGAAAAGGGGGGATCCTTCACCAACCTGGAAGGACGGGTGCAGGCCTTCGAGCCGGCGGTCGCCCCCCCCGGCGAGGCTCTGCCCGACTGGACCATTCTGGCGCAGCTGGCCCGCAGCCTCGGCTATCCGGAGCATTACGCCACGCTGGAGAAGATCCGCCAGGAGATCCGGACCGCCGTGCCTGCCTACGCCGAACTCGGCTTGCGGCGATGGGGCTGGGTCACAGCGACGGAGACCCGGGAAGGCCAGGGGTCAAACGGCCTGCGCTTCGCGCTGGCGCCTCCGGCCTCGTGGGAGCCGAGCCGCCTGGAGACGGCTTTTCCTTATGAAGCCCTGATCGGCGCCCAGCGATGGCATCTCGGCAGCGGAACCCGCACCAGCCGTTCGGAGCGTATTCGTGATTCGGGCAAACAAGGAGAGATCGAACTTTCTCCGCACGACCAGTCCGCCCTCGCCCTTGGTGCGGCAGGCAGGGTCCGCGTGACATCCGCAGCGGGGAGCATCGAGCGCGGCTTCACCGTCAACCGGGAACTGCCGCCGGGGAGGCTGATCATCCCCCAGGGATTTGCGGGGAACGATGTCATGCGGCTGATCGGCTTCGAACGTCTGGCGTGCTCCAAGGGGGGATGGCGGACCTGCGCGGTCCGGGTCGAAAAGGCCTAG
- a CDS encoding Methylenetetrahydrofolate reductase, which translates to MKLKEALQKKRFVVTTEIQTPLDQESGGLIIQNLERIRGRVDGVTLSETELEGVVGDTIKTCELLKQNRFESIYQTTTREKNRIQLQKDLIAAHQAGVENLLVFTEDYRITGDSLQEMMFFHVDAGKLKSVLDHIREGHTVDGREIPEKANFLLGSGVESVWGRNVPDLELREMEEMVRVGTGYFLTTPVFDLDRFQKFLSRTNTFGVPVIAEVLILRTAGVARFLNRHLRSGLVPDWVIRKLAQAADIEKASLELFADTIKGLREICDGVHIITIGGESKLRQYLDAAKLR; encoded by the coding sequence ATGAAACTCAAGGAGGCGCTGCAAAAGAAACGATTCGTCGTCACGACCGAGATCCAGACGCCGCTCGACCAGGAATCCGGCGGGCTGATCATCCAGAACCTCGAGCGGATCCGCGGGCGCGTCGACGGGGTCACTCTGTCCGAGACCGAACTCGAGGGCGTCGTGGGCGACACGATCAAAACCTGCGAACTCCTGAAACAGAACCGCTTCGAATCGATCTATCAGACGACCACCCGGGAAAAGAACCGAATCCAGCTCCAGAAAGACCTGATCGCCGCCCACCAGGCGGGTGTGGAAAACCTGCTCGTCTTCACGGAGGACTACCGGATCACGGGAGACAGCTTACAGGAGATGATGTTCTTCCACGTGGACGCCGGCAAGCTGAAGTCCGTTCTCGATCACATCCGCGAAGGACACACGGTGGACGGGCGGGAGATCCCGGAGAAGGCGAATTTCCTCCTGGGGTCGGGGGTCGAATCGGTCTGGGGGCGGAACGTCCCGGATCTCGAACTCCGGGAGATGGAGGAAATGGTCCGAGTCGGCACCGGCTACTTCCTGACCACTCCGGTCTTCGATCTGGACCGCTTTCAGAAATTCCTCTCCCGCACCAACACCTTCGGGGTGCCGGTCATCGCGGAAGTCCTCATCCTGCGGACAGCCGGCGTAGCCCGTTTTCTCAACCGCCACCTCAGGAGCGGGCTTGTGCCCGACTGGGTGATCCGGAAACTCGCCCAGGCCGCGGACATCGAAAAGGCGAGCCTGGAGTTGTTCGCCGACACGATCAAAGGACTCAGGGAGATCTGCGACGGCGTGCACATCATCACCATCGGCGGGGAGTCGAAGCTGCGGCAGTATCTGGACGCCGCCAAGCTGCGGTAG
- a CDS encoding Response regulator receiver domain-containing protein gives MDDVFTVFAAGQYCNVPSRTIIEWIEGGRIKAHETAGGHRRIKRSDLEQFMREERIPIPTEGPAATRRRILVVDDDPIIVESIVQALEEDEHDYDVISASDGFEAGLQVAHFQPDLLILDIMMPDIKGYEVCRKIKSSPDTCDTRIIVLSAYLDDEKFERMKENGADACFSKPLPLPRLKEEVHRQLEDRA, from the coding sequence ATGGACGACGTCTTCACCGTTTTCGCCGCCGGCCAGTATTGCAACGTCCCTTCCAGGACCATCATCGAGTGGATCGAAGGGGGGCGCATCAAGGCCCATGAAACCGCCGGGGGGCACCGGCGCATCAAGCGCAGCGACCTGGAACAGTTCATGCGGGAAGAGAGGATCCCCATCCCGACGGAGGGGCCGGCCGCCACCCGCCGCCGGATCCTGGTGGTCGATGACGACCCGATCATCGTAGAAAGCATCGTTCAGGCGCTGGAGGAGGACGAGCATGATTACGACGTCATCTCCGCCTCCGACGGCTTCGAAGCCGGCTTGCAGGTCGCGCACTTCCAGCCCGATCTCCTCATCCTGGACATCATGATGCCGGATATCAAAGGCTACGAGGTCTGCAGGAAGATCAAGTCGTCTCCAGACACGTGCGACACCCGGATCATCGTTCTTTCCGCCTATCTGGACGACGAGAAGTTCGAGCGCATGAAGGAGAACGGTGCAGACGCCTGTTTTTCCAAGCCGCTGCCCCTGCCCCGCCTCAAGGAAGAGGTGCACCGTCAACTGGAGGACAGGGCGTAA
- a CDS encoding hypothetical protein (Evidence 5 : Unknown function): MSVYAFSFAGGHHQLKRSGFNFGWHFQSGIVLRLPLRLPAGPAIPSCSPVSWNGRPGC; this comes from the coding sequence ATGTCTGTCTACGCGTTCTCCTTCGCCGGCGGCCATCACCAGCTGAAGAGGAGCGGATTCAATTTCGGTTGGCATTTCCAAAGCGGCATCGTTTTGCGTCTGCCGCTCCGTCTGCCGGCCGGTCCTGCCATCCCGTCCTGCAGTCCCGTTTCATGGAATGGGCGCCCGGGCTGTTGA
- a CDS encoding conserved hypothetical protein (Evidence 4 : Unknown function but conserved in other organisms), with amino-acid sequence MLEKRCVSKEEAEAGLSGLEKLALLTPAELAIEAVEKDPSDNMFLSAAAEGRADYIISGDHHLTGLGFFRGIPIVTPSRFFEVFRAAP; translated from the coding sequence ATGCTCGAAAAACGATGTGTTTCCAAAGAGGAAGCGGAAGCGGGCTTATCCGGATTGGAAAAGCTCGCTCTCCTGACTCCGGCGGAACTGGCGATAGAAGCCGTGGAAAAAGATCCCTCCGACAACATGTTCCTCTCCGCCGCGGCGGAGGGCCGGGCCGACTATATCATCAGCGGCGATCATCACCTCACCGGACTTGGATTCTTTCGGGGGATACCCATTGTGACACCCAGCCGATTTTTCGAGGTGTTCAGGGCTGCGCCTTGA
- a CDS encoding PAS/PAC sensor signal transduction histidine kinase has translation MDKEKRMLASIVESIDEGVYVIDPDFTVEYMNRTMIECFGQGVGQKCHKVLNDQDTLCPWCWAQETPLSKERRGEIYIPKVNRTFEVTEKPVTYLDGSQSRIRFFKDITDRKRREAELRLSEEKFRSLFEHVNVGVYISSKEGKFLDANKALLQMLGYESKEEFLNIDISRDLYVRPEDRVRFQQLIEREGFVKDYEVEFKRKDGNPIVVWVTGHLRHDHLGNVIGYEGINVDQTERYRMERKLKEAHDFLNKIIQSSPNPIMAADLTGRIILWNRAAEKTLGYLADETVGKMHISRIYPEGVARKIMKMIRSPEHGGKGLLQNHAMLYVRRDGQIIDGTLSAAMIYDDEGREVATVGSFVDMTERIGMERALHKIQEQLLQSEKLAAMGKLTSQIAHELNNPLYGIMNTLELLKTEIPPKNKRRRLLEMSLSETVRLADMLKKMLSFSKPDQEERCPTNPNQIIEELLLLHERILQENSIWIVRELADDVGEVYVSKNQMRQVILNMISNARDAMPGGGTLTFRTRRKGKQALIEIADTGQGIAEENVHRVFESFFTTKDSIKGVGLGLAVCYAFIQDHGGDITVQSKPNQGTTFTITLPAHKAENS, from the coding sequence ATGGACAAGGAAAAGCGTATGCTGGCCTCCATCGTGGAATCGATCGACGAAGGCGTTTACGTCATCGACCCTGACTTCACCGTGGAGTATATGAATCGAACCATGATCGAATGTTTCGGGCAAGGGGTCGGGCAGAAATGCCACAAGGTGCTCAACGATCAGGACACCTTGTGCCCATGGTGCTGGGCCCAAGAAACACCCCTATCTAAAGAGCGGCGCGGCGAAATCTATATCCCCAAGGTGAACCGGACCTTCGAGGTCACGGAAAAACCCGTGACCTACCTCGACGGCAGCCAGTCCCGGATCCGGTTCTTCAAGGACATCACCGACCGGAAGCGAAGAGAGGCCGAGCTCCGCCTGTCCGAAGAAAAATTCCGCAGCCTTTTCGAACACGTCAACGTCGGTGTCTACATCAGCAGCAAAGAAGGGAAGTTCCTCGACGCGAACAAGGCCCTGCTGCAGATGCTCGGCTACGAGAGCAAGGAAGAGTTCCTGAACATCGACATCTCCAGGGACCTCTACGTCCGACCGGAGGACCGGGTCCGGTTCCAGCAGTTGATCGAGCGGGAAGGGTTTGTCAAGGATTACGAGGTCGAGTTCAAGCGAAAGGACGGCAACCCCATTGTGGTGTGGGTCACCGGCCACCTGCGGCATGACCATCTCGGCAACGTCATCGGCTACGAAGGCATCAACGTCGACCAGACAGAGCGCTACCGGATGGAGCGCAAGCTGAAGGAGGCCCACGATTTCCTGAACAAGATCATCCAGAGCTCGCCCAATCCGATCATGGCCGCCGATCTCACGGGGAGGATCATCCTCTGGAACCGGGCGGCTGAAAAGACTCTGGGCTACCTGGCGGATGAAACGGTTGGCAAGATGCACATCTCCCGCATCTACCCCGAAGGTGTGGCCCGCAAGATCATGAAGATGATCCGCAGCCCCGAGCACGGAGGAAAAGGTTTGCTGCAGAATCACGCCATGCTCTATGTGCGGAGGGATGGCCAGATCATCGACGGGACCCTCTCGGCGGCCATGATCTACGACGACGAAGGGCGCGAGGTAGCGACCGTGGGCTCCTTCGTCGACATGACGGAGAGGATCGGCATGGAGAGGGCTTTGCACAAGATCCAGGAACAGCTCCTGCAATCCGAGAAGCTCGCCGCCATGGGCAAACTGACCTCACAGATCGCCCACGAGCTGAACAATCCGCTCTACGGCATCATGAACACGCTCGAACTGCTGAAAACAGAGATACCGCCCAAAAACAAGCGGCGCAGGCTTCTGGAGATGTCCCTTTCCGAAACGGTCAGGCTCGCCGACATGCTCAAGAAGATGCTTTCGTTTTCCAAGCCGGATCAGGAAGAACGCTGCCCGACCAACCCCAACCAGATCATCGAAGAACTCCTCCTGCTCCACGAACGGATCCTCCAGGAAAACAGCATCTGGATCGTCCGCGAACTGGCCGACGATGTCGGGGAGGTGTACGTCTCGAAAAACCAGATGCGCCAGGTCATCCTCAACATGATCTCGAACGCCCGAGACGCCATGCCGGGCGGCGGCACCCTGACCTTCCGGACCCGCCGGAAAGGCAAGCAGGCCTTGATCGAAATCGCGGACACCGGGCAAGGCATCGCGGAGGAAAACGTCCACCGCGTCTTCGAGAGCTTTTTCACCACCAAGGACAGCATCAAGGGGGTCGGGCTGGGATTGGCGGTATGCTACGCGTTCATCCAGGACCACGGCGGCGACATCACCGTCCAATCGAAGCCCAATCAGGGGACCACCTTCACCATCACGCTCCCGGCCCACAAAGCTGAAAACAGCTGA
- a CDS encoding Response regulator receiver domain-containing protein, with translation MRDVFTVFTASQYCNVSSKTIINWIDAGHIKAYRTVGGHRRISREDLEAFMLRQGIPVPQAEADEGRKKRILVVDDDPIIVESIVQALEEDAHDYEVVSAADGFEAGLQVTHFKPDLLILDIMMPDIKGYEVCRRIKASPETRHIKIIVLSAYLDEEKFNRMTAEGADVCFNKPLPLPQLLEEVARQLGLDR, from the coding sequence ATGCGTGATGTTTTTACCGTTTTTACTGCCAGTCAATACTGCAACGTTTCTTCCAAGACGATCATCAACTGGATCGACGCGGGCCACATCAAGGCCTATCGCACTGTCGGGGGGCACCGCCGGATCAGCCGCGAGGACCTGGAAGCATTCATGCTTCGGCAGGGGATCCCGGTTCCCCAGGCAGAGGCGGATGAAGGCCGCAAAAAAAGAATCCTGGTGGTGGACGACGATCCCATCATCGTCGAGAGCATCGTGCAGGCCCTCGAAGAAGACGCACATGATTACGAGGTCGTCTCCGCCGCGGACGGGTTCGAGGCGGGGCTGCAGGTCACCCACTTCAAGCCGGACCTGCTGATCCTCGACATCATGATGCCGGACATCAAAGGCTACGAGGTCTGCCGCAGGATCAAGGCCTCTCCCGAGACCCGGCACATCAAGATCATCGTTCTTTCGGCCTACCTCGATGAAGAGAAATTCAACCGCATGACGGCAGAGGGGGCCGATGTCTGCTTCAACAAGCCCTTGCCCCTGCCGCAGCTTCTGGAGGAAGTGGCCCGCCAGCTCGGGCTCGACCGGTAA
- a CDS encoding hypothetical protein (Evidence 5 : Unknown function) — MKWPIFTPAHKVPREPVDEEVEHFVRLIESRSPREYNIERLTHYYNYRTISAYRKPLLSLLETISRSPSFRDDLGITTREIFLSLKRFYDPKNRLTLAEAVADKQLRRKFEDLLLYFYGRNRPSADEIGASLNELIFHM; from the coding sequence ATGAAATGGCCCATTTTCACCCCTGCACACAAAGTGCCGCGAGAACCGGTCGACGAGGAGGTGGAGCATTTCGTGCGGCTGATCGAATCCCGTTCACCCAGGGAGTACAACATCGAAAGGCTGACCCACTATTACAACTACCGCACCATTTCAGCCTACCGCAAACCCTTGCTCTCCCTGCTCGAAACCATCTCCCGCTCGCCATCCTTCAGGGACGACCTCGGCATTACCACCCGGGAAATCTTCCTCAGCCTGAAACGTTTCTACGACCCGAAAAACCGGCTCACGCTTGCCGAGGCCGTAGCCGACAAGCAGCTGCGGAGGAAATTCGAAGATCTTCTGCTCTACTTCTACGGGAGGAACCGACCCTCTGCAGACGAGATCGGAGCCTCTTTGAATGAGCTGATCTTCCACATGTGA
- a CDS encoding hypothetical protein (Evidence 5 : Unknown function) produces MNSFHPEMVFFANLGVNLHVCLCGDPQVASPQMLDFLDIGKNPHFRIGNWVVPGNHFRRMETN; encoded by the coding sequence ATGAACAGTTTCCATCCGGAAATGGTCTTTTTTGCCAATCTCGGCGTCAATCTGCACGTTTGCTTGTGCGGCGACCCACAGGTCGCCTCTCCGCAAATGCTTGATTTCCTTGATATTGGAAAAAATCCTCATTTCCGGATTGGAAACTGGGTGGTACCGGGAAATCATTTCCGCCGGATGGAGACGAATTAA
- the speE gene encoding Spermidine synthase 2, giving the protein MTQTTPEKHVGFKVDEAAGQALSLWFNDSIEFAHGCRISVRIKDVLCHYRSRFQEIAVFETERLGRMLVLDNITMLTEFDEAAYHEMIAHVPLLTHPRPVKVLVIGGGDGGTIREVLKHPSVEEVHLCELDEEVVKACRAHIPSLACAFDDPRVKAYYEDGAKFVKERTAAYDVIIVDSTDPIGPGQVLFQRPFYADMYSALKEDGMVVTQCESIHLHREVIRGVADFAKEIYPRIGYYYTLVPTYPSGVIGFMCCSRRYDPLRDFDEKRAEVLRDLRYYTPEIHRAAFVLPRFAHGLV; this is encoded by the coding sequence ATGACGCAAACGACACCCGAGAAGCATGTTGGTTTCAAAGTCGATGAGGCGGCGGGACAGGCGCTCAGCCTCTGGTTCAATGACAGTATAGAATTCGCCCACGGCTGCAGGATCAGCGTGAGGATCAAAGACGTTTTGTGCCACTACCGTTCCAGGTTTCAGGAGATCGCCGTCTTCGAAACGGAGCGGCTGGGCCGGATGCTGGTGCTCGACAATATCACCATGCTGACCGAATTCGATGAGGCAGCCTATCACGAAATGATTGCGCATGTTCCCCTGTTGACTCATCCCAGACCGGTAAAAGTCCTGGTGATCGGCGGCGGCGACGGCGGTACGATCCGCGAGGTGTTGAAACACCCGTCCGTGGAAGAGGTGCATCTGTGCGAACTCGACGAAGAGGTCGTCAAGGCCTGCCGCGCCCACATCCCGTCGCTCGCCTGCGCATTCGACGATCCCAGGGTCAAGGCCTACTATGAAGACGGTGCGAAGTTCGTCAAGGAGCGCACCGCCGCCTACGATGTCATTATCGTCGATTCGACCGATCCTATCGGACCCGGTCAGGTCCTTTTTCAACGGCCCTTTTACGCGGATATGTACAGCGCCTTGAAAGAGGACGGGATGGTCGTAACCCAGTGCGAATCCATCCACCTCCACAGGGAAGTGATCCGCGGCGTGGCGGACTTCGCCAAAGAGATCTATCCCAGAATCGGTTATTACTACACCCTCGTACCGACCTATCCGAGCGGCGTGATCGGATTCATGTGTTGTTCCCGCCGCTATGATCCCCTGAGGGACTTCGATGAAAAGCGGGCGGAGGTGCTCAGGGATCTGCGATATTACACGCCGGAGATTCACCGGGCGGCCTTCGTGCTGCCGCGGTTTGCACACGGCCTGGTCTAG
- a CDS encoding conserved membrane hypothetical protein (Evidence 4 : Unknown function but conserved in other organisms) — protein MWEALQYEFMRNALAAGILVSIVCGVIGTLVVVNRIVFISGGIAHAAYGGIGLAFYAGIPPTLGAGIFSMAVAMIMGAVSFRNRHRADTIIGVLWAVGMAVGIILIDLTPGYHVDLMSYLFGSILAVPMIDLWFMLPMNLLICLTVFVFYKEFIAMSFDEEFAFVVGIPVKILYFTLLGMIALAVVMIIRVVGLILVIALLTIPPYIAEKYTHTLGRMMVLSSLLGMGFTVVGLWLSYRFDLTSGATIILVAGTAFFLSAFSYRIKPGSTSTRD, from the coding sequence GTGTGGGAAGCCCTTCAGTACGAATTCATGCGCAATGCCCTCGCCGCGGGCATCCTGGTCAGCATCGTCTGCGGGGTCATCGGGACGCTCGTGGTCGTCAACCGGATCGTTTTCATCTCCGGTGGAATCGCCCACGCGGCTTACGGCGGCATCGGCCTGGCCTTTTATGCCGGGATCCCTCCCACGCTTGGGGCGGGCATCTTTTCCATGGCGGTGGCCATGATCATGGGCGCCGTCAGCTTCAGAAACCGTCACCGGGCCGATACCATCATCGGTGTCCTCTGGGCCGTCGGAATGGCGGTCGGCATCATCCTGATCGACCTGACCCCGGGGTACCATGTCGACCTCATGAGCTACCTCTTCGGCAGCATCCTGGCCGTGCCCATGATCGACCTGTGGTTCATGCTTCCCATGAATCTGCTGATCTGCCTGACCGTCTTCGTCTTTTACAAGGAATTCATCGCGATGTCCTTCGACGAGGAGTTCGCCTTCGTGGTGGGGATACCGGTCAAGATCCTTTACTTCACCCTGCTGGGGATGATCGCCCTGGCGGTGGTCATGATCATCCGGGTCGTCGGCCTGATCCTGGTCATCGCCCTGCTGACCATCCCGCCATACATCGCTGAAAAGTACACCCACACCCTCGGGAGGATGATGGTGCTGTCCTCCCTCCTGGGCATGGGTTTTACGGTGGTGGGGTTGTGGCTGTCCTACCGGTTCGATCTGACATCCGGGGCCACCATCATCCTGGTGGCCGGGACGGCCTTCTTCCTGTCCGCCTTTTCGTACCGGATCAAACCGGGGTCCACCAGCACCAGGGACTGA
- a CDS encoding putative ABC transporter, ATP-binding protein (Evidence 3 : Putative function from multiple computational evidences), with amino-acid sequence MSLPAIDVEHLWFAFDERPIIQDVNFRLEQGDFLGILGPNGGGKTTLLKLLLGLLKPDKGTIRILGQEPRDASHRVGYVPQHTDFNISFPISALELALMGRLSQARIGRRYSREDRSKVEEALKRVGMWEERATPIGHLSGGQRQRVFIARALATDPKILFLDEPTSSVDAEFQVDLYDFLRDLNRSVTIVVITHDIGVISRHVKSVACINRKMIFHGEGQITTEMLNMAYQCPVD; translated from the coding sequence ATGAGTCTCCCCGCAATCGATGTCGAACATCTCTGGTTCGCGTTCGATGAGCGCCCTATCATCCAGGATGTCAATTTCCGCCTGGAACAGGGCGATTTCCTGGGGATTCTCGGCCCCAACGGGGGCGGCAAGACGACCCTCCTGAAGCTGCTGCTGGGGCTGCTGAAACCGGACAAGGGCACCATCCGGATCCTCGGGCAGGAGCCGCGTGATGCAAGCCACCGGGTCGGCTACGTCCCACAGCATACCGACTTCAACATCAGCTTTCCCATCTCGGCTCTGGAACTGGCGCTGATGGGTCGCCTTTCCCAGGCCCGGATCGGCAGACGGTACAGCCGGGAGGACCGCAGCAAGGTCGAGGAGGCCCTGAAAAGGGTGGGGATGTGGGAAGAGCGGGCCACCCCCATCGGACATCTTTCAGGCGGGCAGCGCCAGCGGGTCTTCATCGCCCGGGCGCTCGCCACGGACCCCAAGATCCTCTTTCTGGACGAACCGACCTCCAGCGTGGACGCCGAGTTTCAGGTCGACCTCTATGACTTTCTTCGGGACCTGAACCGCAGCGTAACGATCGTAGTGATCACGCACGATATCGGCGTCATTTCGAGGCACGTCAAGTCGGTCGCCTGCATCAACCGCAAGATGATCTTTCACGGCGAAGGCCAGATCACCACGGAGATGCTCAACATGGCCTATCAGTGCCCGGTTGATTAA